The genomic region GCCTGCAGCGGAGGACGTCGAGGACGTCCTCCCTGTCGGTCTCTTCTTTTCCAGCCGCTACGGCGACGGTCTTTTCAGGCAGCATTGCGGTGCCTGCCCTTTGTCGAAGCCCTGGGCCACTTAAGCTCCTGTCTCTGGAACGCTTCCTTCAGGATCCCCTTTAAAAGAGAGGGGTAATCTCCTCCGCTCAGCCTGTAAAGGATAGGGAGGTCACTGTAGGCCTCGGAAATGCCCGGGAGTGGGTTGATGTCTATCGCCTTGGGAACGCCCGCATTGTCCAGGCGGAAATCCACCCTGGCGACATCCCTAAGTTCGAGAACACGAAACACCTTCAGGGCCTCTGATTCAACCTCTTCCCGCGTGTGAGGATCGATGGACTCAGGCCCGAGGTAGTGCACCTTTTCTTCCCAGTCCCTCTTGTGCTCCAGTGAATAGACAGCCTTGCCCTTCTCTGTCTTTAGATCGATGGACATCATCCCGATGACGACGGGGTTCCTGTTGCCCATGACTCCAACGGTTACCTCCGTCCCGGGGAGGTATTCCTCCACAAGAGCCGGCTGTTGGTAATTCTTCCAAATCCTGCGGACCTTCTCGGCCAAATCGACGGGGTTGTCCACCACTGAGTCGGGGAAAACGCCCTTGGAAGAGCCTTCCCACCTCGGCTTGACGATGTATTCCCTGTGCTTTTGAAAAATTGACATGGCCCCGCTGAAATCCTCCTCGGCGGAAAACATGAAGAGATCGGGGACGGACGCCCCTCCCCCCGCGAGAACATGGTGGGTCAGCCACTTGTCAAGGGTAATGGCAATGGCTATGGAATC from Thermovirga sp. harbors:
- a CDS encoding ATP-grasp domain-containing protein, coding for MKKEDPGSSSGAGPVRRIGITFNLKKKDLLPGEPDDRYEEYDCLETIETLEREINRLGFETLRYEQDDSFLERISQNPPDFVLNIAEGRGTTRGRESQVPSVLESLGIPFSGSDSIAIAITLDKWLTHHVLAGGGASVPDLFMFSAEEDFSGAMSIFQKHREYIVKPRWEGSSKGVFPDSVVDNPVDLAEKVRRIWKNYQQPALVEEYLPGTEVTVGVMGNRNPVVIGMMSIDLKTEKGKAVYSLEHKRDWEEKVHYLGPESIDPHTREEVESEALKVFRVLELRDVARVDFRLDNAGVPKAIDINPLPGISEAYSDLPILYRLSGGDYPSLLKGILKEAFQRQELKWPRASTKGRHRNAA